Proteins from one Fragaria vesca subsp. vesca linkage group LG6, FraVesHawaii_1.0, whole genome shotgun sequence genomic window:
- the LOC101294864 gene encoding protein AUXIN RESPONSE 4-like: MVIITEEEDNQKPHPKPSPNPKPTSSSKPSPPSKPPQNVPNPFAFWFYFTITVSIITFFFISFSSLSPQDPKSWFLSLPTSLRQHYSKGRTVKVQTHPDQSPFEVFTAEKGVTESEKVIIVHGLGLSSFGFRKIIEALGARGVHVVAFDLPGNGFSDKSKEEIEENPGGFFGRLRFVVSEIQEKGLFWAFDEIVATGQVPFEEIEARAMKRKVVKPIELGPGEIGKVLGQVIETMGLAPVHLVLHDSALGMVSNWVLENVKSVRSVTLIDTGSKSVGALPLWALEVPLVRELVLGVSYAHALLIRMSCSRGVGGADLDAHRVLLKGRDGTKAIVGMGKKLNHSFDIAEWGGSDGLKGVPMQVLWSGSWSKEWSEEGHRVANALPKATFVTHSGGRWPQEDAADEVAGHIANFVTSLPATVRKVQEEPIPERVQKLLDEAEQSGHHGHVHGHGHEDHSHNVHGAGAGYPDPYGLGHGHGW, from the exons ATGGTGATCATCACAGAGGAAGAAGACAACCAAAAACCACACCCAAAACCCTCCCCAAATCCCAAACCCACCTCTTCTTCCAAACCCTCTCCACCATCAAAACCACCCCAAAACGTTCCAAACCCATTCGCCTTCTGGTTCTACTTCACCATCACAGTCTCCATCATCACCTTCTTCTTCATCTCCTTCTCCTCTCTCTCCCCGCAAGACCCAAAGTCGTGGTTTTTAAGCTTACCCACGTCGCTGCGTCAGCACTACTCCAAGGGCCGCACCGTAAAAGTCCAGACCCACCCGGACCAGTCCCCGTTTGAAGTCTTCACAGCTGAGAAAGGCGTCACGGAATCGGAGAAGGTTATAATCGTCCATGGGTTGGGGCTCAGTTCGTTTGGTTTTCGCAAGATAATTGAGGCTTTGGGTGCGAGAGGGGTTCATGTTGTGGCGTTTGATTTGCCCGGAAATGGGTTTTCGGATAAGTCGAAGGAGGAGATTGAGGAGAACCCAGGTGGGTTTTTTGGGAGGTTGAGGTTTGTGGTTAGTGAAATTCAAGAAAAGGGGCTGTTTTGGGCGTTTGATGAGATTGTGGCTACTGGGCAGGTGCCGTTTGAGGAGATTGAGGCTCGGGCGATGAAGAGGAAGGTGGTGAAGCCGATTGAGTTGGGGCCTGGTGAGATTGGGAAGGTGTTGGGGCAAGTGATTGAGACAATGGGGTTGGCTCCTGTGCATTTGGTTCTGCATGATTCGGCTTTGGGGATGGTTTCGAATTGGGTTTTGGAGAATGTGAAGTCTGTGAGGAGTGTGACATTGATTGATACAGGGTCGAAATCAGTAGGGGCTTTGCCCTTGTGGGCTTTGGAAGTGCCGTTGGTTAGGGAGTTGGTGTTGGGGGTTTCGTATGCTCATGCATTGTTGATTAGGATGAGTTGTTCGAGAGGGGTTGGTGGTGCGGATTTGGATGCACATAGAGTTCTTTTGAAAGGGAGGGATGGGACGAAGGCGATTGTTGGAATGGGGAAGAAGTTGAATCATAGCTTTGATATTGCAGAATGGGGTGGTTCAGATGGACTGAAAGGAGTGCCAATGCAGGTTCTTTGGTCTGGAAGTTGGTCTAAGGAATGGAGTGAAGAGGGACACCGAGTTGCGAATGCACTTCCAAAGGCAACTTTTGTCACCCATTCTGGTGGAAGGTGGCCTCAG GAGGATGCAGCCGATGAAGTAGCTGGACACATTGCAAATTTTGTAACCTCGTTACCTGCTACTGTCAGAAAGGTCCAGGAAGAGCCGATCCCTGAGCGTGTTCAGAAGTTGCTCGATGAAGCCGAACAAAGTGGTCATCACGGACATGTTCATGGCCATGGGCATGAAGATCATAGTCATAATGTTCATGGCGCTGGAGCTGGCTATCCTGATCCGTACGGCCTTGGTCATGGTCACGGATGGTGA
- the LOC101294278 gene encoding vacuole membrane protein 1-like: MDLPDSPSSNPLDSPLSGMRERHLRELENLTLTARPVKTLRYFTVAIGRYVRQFMARGGSFVLFTVLVLGLGIATMTIGGPHEKHMQELIRYLQFGLWWLALGVASSIGLGSGLHTFVLYLGPHIALFTMKAVQCGRVDLKSAPYDTIQLKSSPSWMNRNCSEYGPPLFSNQQDSRLPLSSILSQVQLEAVLWGIGTALGELPPFFISRAARIAGSELEVMKELDSSSTEDGGVVANHVNRIKLWLLSHSQYLNFVTILVLASVPNPLFDLAGIMCGQFGIPFWTFFVSTMVGKAFIKTHIQTIFLISVCNNQLLDLVENKLIRLLSIFPGFGLIAPKLIAKLHILKEKYMDSSPQAISNSEVKKWNFSIGAIWNTVVWLMIINFFIKIVSATAQTILKEEHEKEMSALTSNIHASDLGNIVSATAQNVLKKEHKKELTALRNNLQASELSKAAN, from the exons ATGGATCTCCCTGATTCGCCTTCATCAAATCCGTTGGATTCGCCTCTCTCCG GAATGCGTGAGAGGCATCTCCGGGAGCTTGAGAATTTAACACTTACGGCGAGGCCGGTGAAGACGTTAAGGTATTTCACGGTGGCAATTGGTCGATATGTTCGGCAATTTATGGCAAGAGGTGGTTCGTTTGTGTTGTTTACTGTGCTAGTTTTAGGTTTAGGAATTGCTACTATGACAATTGGTGGACCTCATGAAAAG CACATGCAGGAGCTTATCCGTTATCTCCAATTCGGACTCTGGTGGCTGGCTCTTGGTGTAGCATCTTCAATTGGTCTTG GGTCTGGTTTGCATACATTTGTACTGTATTTGGGTCCTCATATAGCTCTGTTTACCATGAAAGCCGTGCAGTGCGGTAGAGTTGACTTAAAAAGTGCCCCATACGACACCATTCAATTGAAAAGCAGTCCTTCATGGATGAATAGAAACTGCTCTGAATATGGCCCCCCACTATTTTCAAACCAGCAAGATTCAAGGCTCCCACTCAGCAGCATTTTGTCTCAGGTTCAGTTAGAAGCTGTTCTGTGGGGAATTGGAACTGCACTGGGAGAGCTTCCTCCGTTTTTCATATCAAGAGCTG CTCGTATAGCAGGGAGCGAATTGGAAGTAATGAAAGAATTGGATTCTTCTTCTACTGAAGATGGTGGAGTTGTAGCTAATCACGTGAACCGGATCAAATTATGGCTTCTTTCACATTCACAGTATCTGAACTTCGTAACAATATTAGTTCTCGCTTCA GTACCCAACCCTCTATTTGACCTTGCTGGTATAATGTGTGGACAATTTGGCATCCCGTTTTGGACGTTCTTTGTCTCGACAATGGTTGGAAAGGCATTTATTAAGACTCACATACAG ACAATTTTTCTCATCTCAGTTTGCAACAATCAACTTCTTGACTTGGTAGAAAATAAATTGATTCGGTTGCTCAGCATTTTCCCTGGATTTGGTCTGATTGCGCCCAAACTCATTGCCAAACTACATATTTTGAAAGAGAAGTATATGGATAGCTCTCCTCAAGCCATCTCAAACAGCGAG GTGAAAAAGTGGAACTTCTCCATTGGTGCAATTTGGAATACTGTTGTGTGGCTCATGATCATCAACTTTTTCATCAAGATTGTGTCAGCAACTGCACAAACCATTCTCAAGGAAGAACATGAAAAGGAGATGTCTGCATTGACGAGCAATATACATGCATCAGATCTCGGCAATATTGTGTCAGCAACTGCACAAAATGTTCTCAAGAAAGAACATAAAAAAGAGTTGACTGCATTGAGGAATAATTTACAGGCATCAGAACTCAGCAAAGCAGCCAACTAA
- the LOC101294575 gene encoding F-box protein At1g55000-like gives MGCCGDEENDDDLSSAATTETLHDTSSSSDSTTLSPMNSHFSALACRDTLRLIFEKLPIPDLARSSCVCRAWNSVASDQEIVANAFKSPWKLKDVVGKPASGSFWRDNSIGKFAISHRISRGDSVASLAVKYSVQVVDVKRLNNMMSEHGIYSRERLLIPISDPEMLVGATCYVEVDPCAKREVAVLYLEDGPDQKAIDSCTLSQKNAESSGANSELGKKRVLESLRRSMQVDDATALYYLSIADGDPRAALSQFSQDLRWESHSAFA, from the exons ATGGGTTGCTGCGGCGACGAAGAAAACGACGACGATCTCAGCTCCGCCGCCACCACCGAAACCCTACACGACACGTCCTCCTCCTCAGACTCCACCACCTTATCTCCGATGAACTCTCACTTCTCCGCCCTGGCTTGCCGCGACACCCTCCGCCTCATCTTCGAGAAGCTTCCGATCCCCGACCTCGCTCGCTCTAGCTGCGTCTGCCGCGCGTGGAACTCCGTCGCCTCTGATCAAGAGATCGTCGCCAACGCCTTCAAATCGCCGTGGAAGCTGAAGGACGTCGTCGGGAAACCCGCCTCCGGAAGCTTCTGGAGAGATAACAGCATCGGGAAATTCGCCATCTCTCACCGAATTTCCCGCGGCGATAGCGTCGCTAGCCTCGCCGTCAAGTATTCCGTTCAG GTGGTGGATGTAAAGCGCTTGAATAACATGATGAGTGAGCATGGGATATACTCGAGGGAGAGGTTGTTGATTCCAATAAGCGATCCGGAAATGCTTGTGGGAGCTACCTGCTATGTTGAGGTGGATCCCTGTGCTAAGAGAGAGGTTGCAGTGTTGTATTTGGAAGATGGTCCTGACCAGAAAGCAATCGACTCTTGCACTTTGTCGCAGAAGAATGCTGAAAGCAGTGGGGCGAATTCTGAACTAGGCAAGAAGAGGGTTCTTGAGTCTTTGAGGAGAAGCATGCAGGTTGATGATGCCACTGCACTGTATTACTTGTCCATTGCTGATGGGGATCCGAGAGCTGCATTGTCTCAATTCTCGCAGGACCTTAGATGGGAGAGTCATTCGGCTTTTGCTTAA
- the LOC101292528 gene encoding protein CUP-SHAPED COTYLEDON 2-like, giving the protein MELGFSPNQKPYQTELMINLEDSQLPPGFRFHPTDEELIGYYLLRKVMDSNFTCRAITQVDLNKCEPWQLPEKAKMGEKEWYLFSLRDKKYPTGIRTNRATEAGYWKATGKDREIFSSKTGSLLGMRKTLVFYHGRAPNGMKSNWVMHEYRLECRFAYRHLLRNSQEWVISRVFQKFKKSNGPECKKIRMIAEPSSPASSSVSLPLLFDSSPYFSNGNANSLTDRDSCSHDNRTPRDHVSCFSTIANTATFNHLMTSSDLAPPPQPPTPSLHGFGGLSDFPSLRSLQENLQLPLFFPQGMQPLQPYSSTSGSFDLGDWSSLGNWR; this is encoded by the exons ATGGAGCTAGGTTTCTCTCCAAACCAAAAACCCTATCAAACGGAGCTCATGATCAACCTCGAGGACAGCCAACTGCCTCCAGGGTTTCGCTTCCACCCTACTGACGAGGAACTCATCGGCTACTATCTCCTTAGGAAGGTCATGGACTCCAACTTCACCTGTCGTGCCATAACCCAAGTTGACCTCAACAAGTGCGAGCCGTGGCAGCTCCCTG AGAAAGCAAAAATGGGGGAGAAAGAGTGGTACTTGTTCAGCCTGCGCGACAAGAAATACCCGACCGGAATTCGCACCAACCGTGCCACTGAAGCCGGGTACTGGAAAGCCACCGGGAAAGACCGAGAGATTTTCAGCTCCAAGACTGGTTCCCTTCTTGGAATGAGGAAGACTTTGGTTTTTTACCACGGCCGAGCTCCCAACGGTATGAAGAGTAACTGGGTCATGCACGAGTACCGCCTTGAATGTCGATTTGCTTACAGACACCTCCTCAGGAACTCCCAG GAGTGGGTGATTTCGAGGGTGTTCCAGAAGTTCAAGAAGAGCAATGGACCCGAATGCAAGAAGATCCGAATGATTGCTGAGCCCAGCTCGCCTGCTTCTTCCTCGGTCTCACTGCCACTACTTTTCGACTCCTCCCCTTACTTCTCCAACGGCAATGCTAATTCCCTCACCGACCGTGACAGCTGCTCCCATGACAACCGTACCCCGAGGGATCACGTGTCCTGTTTCTCCACCATCGCCAACACCGCCACTTTCAACCATCTCATGACTTCCTCGGACCTCGCTCCGCCTCCGCAGCCGCCCACTCCTTCGTTACACGGCTTCGGTGGCCTCTCGGACTTTCCGAGCCTCAGGTCTCTCCAGGAGAATCTCCAGCTGCCCCTCTTTTTCCCGCAGGGAATGCAGCCTCTTCAGCCCTACTCCAGCACCAGTGGCTCCTTCGACCTCGGAGACTGGAGCTCGCTAGGAAACTGGCGCTGA
- the LOC101293415 gene encoding casein kinase II subunit alpha-1-like, with protein sequence MRSVGKYCSTLFLGFLQLCPVVAVRVPVSHLPNLPTPSKEYEFLNVQWGDQHDYKVVKKVGNGVYSEVYECNNVYTNESCIVKMLKPVNKKKIEREIKILQNLSGGPNVIKLLDVVQYHHSKTPSLIFEHVNSTDFRVLYPTLTDHDIRYYTYDLLKALDYAHAQGIMHRDIKPQNVMIDHKLRKLRLIDWGMSEFYQPGKEYDVRVASRYFKAPELLVDLRDYDYSIDMWSLGCMFAGMIFRKEPFFDGHDNNDQLVKIARVLGTDELDAYLNEYDLGLDPELDELVGRHSRKPWSKFINADNEHLVSPEAIDFVDRLLRFDHQDRLTAREAMSHSYFSQVREAETSS encoded by the coding sequence ATGAGAAGTGTAGGGAAGTATTGCTCCACCTTATTCCTAGGTTTCCTGCAACTGTGTCCCGTCGTCGCCGTGCGTGTGCCGGTTTCGCACCTCCCTAACCTTCCCACCCCTTCCAAGGAGTACGAGTTCCTCAACGTCCAATGGGGTGATCAACATGATTATAAAGTTGTGAAAAAAGTAGGAAATGGGGTATACAGCGAGGTTTATGAGTGCAACAATGTCTATACCAATGAGAGCTGCATAGTCAAAATGCTCAAGCCTGTGAACAAGAAGAAGATTGAGAGGGAGATTAAGATTCTGCAGAACCTTTCTGGTGGCCCGAATGTGATCAAACTTCTTGATGTTGTTCAATATCATCACTCGAAAACTCCGAGTTTGATTTTCGAGCATGTTAATAGTACAGATTTTAGAGTTTTGTACCCGACACTGACGGACCATGACATTCGCTACTACACATATGATCTCCTCAAGGCATTGGACTATGCTCATGCACAAGGAATCATGCATAGAGATATTAAACCTCAGAATGTTATGATCGACCACAAGTTGCGAAAGCTTCGATTGATAGACTGGGGTATGTCCGAGTTTTACCAACCTGGAAAGGAGTATGATGTCCGTGTGGCATCAAGATATTTTAAAGCTCCTGAGCTTCTAGTTGATTTGCGAGACTACGACTACTCGATAGATATGTGGAGCCTTGGTTGCATGTTTGCTGGGATGATATTTCGGAAGGAGCCTTTCTTTGATGGTCACGATAATAATGATCAGCTGGTTAAAATTGCCAGGGTACTTGGGACGGACGAGTTGGATGCATATCTGAATGAATATGATCTAGGGCTTGATCCTGAACTGGATGAGTTGGTTGGGAGGCACAGCAGGAAGCCATGGTCGAAGTTTATTAATGCAGACAATGAACATCTAGTTTCACCGGAAGCTATTGATTTTGTGGATAGACTCCTTCGGTTTGATCATCAAGACAGGCTAACTGCAAGAGAAGCCATGAGTCATTCGTATTTCTCCCAAGTGAGGGAAGCAGAAACCAGCAGCTAG
- the LOC101293117 gene encoding vignain-like translates to MAFQNNLAIIAVLSIILGAMAQPSATSNDEVDPSAFLKTFEQWMAQFGRTYDDIAEKQSRLAIFVKNLLFVNDFDNQGNKTYKLNINLFSDMTNEEFLGLYTGFQAPNDTLSSSSLLRQRNTKSFRYQDLSEADVPARVDWREQGAVTPVKEQGQCSKRTTVLVWAFSTVATIEGITKIKSDKLISLSEQQLVDCNRDQINRGCRGGDMEDAFKYIEENGGITTEENYQYKGTDETCDTTKTNEYAAKITGYEMVPPNSENDLLKAVAMQPVSVGIDANGEEFRAYASGVFSGNCGTNLNHAVTIVGYGTTEEGTDYWLVKNSWGETWGEKGYVRILRNAGPPEGLCGIAMYASYPTASAMAPSPSVL, encoded by the exons ATGGCTTTTCAAAATAACCTTGCTATCATTGCCGTTTTATCCATCATCTTGGGGGCAATGGCACAACCCTCAGCCACGTCCAACGACGAAGTCGATCCCTCTGCATTTTTGAAAACATTCGAGCAATGGATGGCACAGTTCGGACGCACTTACGATGACATTGCAGAGAAACAAAGCCGTCTCGCCATTTTTGTGAAGAACTTGTTATTTGTGAATGACTTCGACAACCAAGGAAACAAGACTTACAAGTTAAACATCAACTTGTTTTCCGATATGACCAATGAAGAATTCCTCGGACTTTACACTGGATTTCAAGCTCCCAATGACACCTTAAGCTCGAGCTCATTACTTCGGCAACGTAATACCAAATCTTTTAGGTATCAAGACCTGTCGGAAGCTGATGTTCCGGCTAGAGTTGACTGGAGGGAACAAGGTGCTGTTACCCCCGTCAAGGAACAAGGACAATGCAGTAAGAGAACCACC GTTCTTGTTTGGGCGTTTTCAACAGTGGCAACAATTGAGGGGATTACCAAAATCAAAAGTGACAAATTGATTTCACTGTCCGAGCAACAACTGGTGGACTGTAACAGAGATCAGATTAACAGAGGCTGCCGTGGTGGTGACATGGAAGATGCGTTTAAATACATAGAGGAAAACGGAGGAATCACTACTGAAGAAAACTACCAATACAAGGGTACAGACGAAACATGTGACACTACTAAGACGAATGAGTACGCTGCCAAGATAACCGGCTATGAAATGGTTCCTCCCAATAGCGAAAATGATCTGCTTAAGGCTGTGGCCATGCAACCAGTCTCGGTTGGCATTGATGCCAATGGAGAAGAGTTTAGGGCATACGCAAGTGGGGTATTTTCCGGCAACTGTGGCACAAACCTAAACCACGCTGTTACAATTGTTGGGTATGGAACGACTGAAGAAGGCACCGACTATTGGTTAGTGAAGAATTCATGGGGCGAAACCTGGGGTGAAAAGGGATACGTGAGAATTCTTCGGAATGCTGGTCCTCCGGAAGGTTTGTGTGGCATTGCTATGTATGCTTCCTATCCAACTGCATCAGCTATGGCACCCTCTCCCTCAGTATTGTAG
- the LOC101295146 gene encoding probable Xaa-Pro aminopeptidase P-like — MHSLSSHLTRPLSSSFSHFRFLSFFHSPNSHPKTFSISQKPPTFSIRSCTSISAKPSSDLRPKRRAAASDAKLRALRNLFPGVGIDAYVIPSQDAHQSEFIAECYMRRTFISGFTGSAGTAVVTKDKAALWTDGRYFLQAENQLSSSWILMRAGNFGVPTTIEWLNDVLAPGGRVGIDPFLFSSDAAEELKQGIAKNNHELVFLYDKNLVDEIWEDSRPEPPNKPIRVHELRYAGVDVASKLSSLRNELAAAGSSAIVISMLDEIAWLLNLRGSDVPHSPVMYAYLIVELDKAKLFVDTSKVGAEVLGHLENAGIELRPYDSILSEVESLAAKGAKIWLDASSVNAAIVHTYNTACEKYYESLEIKRKSKTKAYEDSNGWSEGPTGMYRVSPISLAKALKNDAELEGMRNCHLRDAAALTQFWVWIEEQINKNVKLTEVEVAEKLLEFRSTQPGFLDTSFDTISGSGANGAIIHYKPEPDSCSVLDKKKLFLLDSGAQYVDGTTDITRTVHFGEPTARQKDCFTRVLQGHIALDQAVFPENTPGFVLDAFARSFLWKIGLDYRHGTGHGVGAALNVHEGPQSISFRYGNTTPLQSGMIVSNEPGYYEDHAFGIRIENLLVVKEVDTPNRFGGIEYLGFEKLTFVPIQAKLIELSLLSAAEFDWLNDYHSQVWDKVSPLLDGPARQWLWDNTRPLVKQ; from the exons ATGCACTCCCTCTCCTCCCATTTAACTCGTCCACTCTCCTCCTCCTTCTCCCACTTCCGCTTCCTCTCATTTTTCCACTCTCCCAATTCCCACCCCAAAACTTTCTCTATTTCCCAAAAGCCCCCCACTTTCTCCATCCGCAGCTGCACCTCCATCTCCGCCAAGCCATCCTCCGACCTCCGCCCCAAGCGCCGCGCCGCCGCTTCCGACGCTAAGCTCCGAGCTCTCCGGAACCTCTTCCCCGGCGTCGGTATCGACGCTTACGTCATCCCCTCTCAGGATGCTCACCAG AGTGAGTTCATTGCTGAATGTTACATGAGGAGGACATTTATATCGGGTTTCACTGGGAGTGCAGGCACTGCTGTTGTCACCAAAGATAAAGCAGCTCTTTGGACAGATGGGCGCTATTTTCTTCAG GCTGAAAATCAGCTGAGCTCGAGCTGGATTCTCATGCGGGCTGGTAATTTTGGAGTTCCTACAACTATAGAATGGCTGAATGATGTTTTGGCCCCTGGTGGGAGAGTTGGCATTGACCCT TTTCTGTTTTCTTCCGATGCTGCAGAGGAATTAAAGCAGGGCATTGCTAAGAATAATCATGAGTTGGTTTTCCTGTATGATAAAAATCTTGTGGATGAAATATGGGAAGATTCAAGACCAGAACCTCCAAACAAACCAATTAGAGTACATGAACTGAGATATGCTGGTGTAGATGTGGCTTCAAAGTTATCATCTTTGAGGAATGAACTTGCTGCAGCTGGTTCATCTGCGATAGTTATATCTATGCTTGATGAAATTGCCTGGCTGTTGAATTTG AGAGGAAGTGATGTTCCACATTCACCTGTTATGTATGCTTATCTGATTGTGGAGCTTGATAAAGCAAAGTTATTTGTAGATACGTCCAAAGTAGGTGCTGAGGTGTTGGGTCACCTGGAGAATGCGGGTATTGAATTGAGGCCATATGACTCCATTCTTTCTGAAGTAGAAAG TCTGGCAGCAAAAGGAGCTAAAATTTGGTTGGATGCATCATCTGTGAATGCTGCGATTGTCCACACCTACAACACTGCTTGTGAGAAATATTACGAGAGCCTTGAAATAAAAAGAAAAAGTAAGACTAAGGCGTATGAGGACTCCAATGGTTGGTCTGAAGGACCCACCGGAATGTATAGGGTTTCCCCTATCTCTTTGGCAAAGGCTCTGAAAAATGATGCTGAGTTAGAAGGGATGCGAAATTGTCATTTAAG GGATGCTGCTGCTTTAACGCAGTTCTGGGTTTGGATCGAAGAGCAAATTAACAAAAATGTGAAACTAACTGAGGTAGAAGTTGCTGAAAAACTTCTTGAATTTCGTTCAACGCAGCCTGGTTTTCTAGATACAAGTTTTGACACCATCAGTG GCTCTGGTGCAAATGGTGCTATCATACATTATAAACCAGAACCAGATAGTTGCAGTGTTCTGGACAAAAAGAAACTCTTTCTTTTGGATAGTGGAGCCCAGTATGTGGATGGAACAACTGACATAACCCGCACCGTACATTTTGGTGAACCTACTGCACGTCAAAAAGATTGCTTCACCCGAGTTTTACAG GGTCATATAGCTCTTGATCAGGCAGTATTCCCTGAAAACACGCCTGGTTTTGTGTTAGATGCATTTGCTCGCTCTTTTCTTTGGAAGATCGGACTGGATTACCGACATG GAACTGGGCATGGTGTGGGAGCTGCATTAAATGTTCATGAGGGTCCTCAAAGTATTAGCTTTCGATATGGAAATACAACGCCCTTACAGAGTGGCATGATTGTTAGCAATGAACCTGGCTATTATGAAGACCATGCCTTCGGCATTCGAATTGAG AATCTTCTTGTCGTGAAAGAAGTTGACACGCCAAACCGTTTTGGAGGAATTGAATACCTGGGATTTGAAAAGCTCACATTTGTCCCCATTCAG GCCAAATTGATAGAGTTGTCTTTGCTATCTGCTGCGGAGTTTGATTGGCTTAATGATTATCATTCACAAGTTTGGGACAAG GTCTCACCATTGCTGGATGGTCCTGCTCGTCAATGGCTTTGGGACAACACAAGACCTTTAGTCAAGCAGTGA
- the LOC101292820 gene encoding uncharacterized protein LOC101292820 has protein sequence MKETKEKEETAKKDASAKDKSEATENIAQLPIQNSEELDLEALEQVERELKKNSKNMADEDKKKEGATEKDASTHKKEKSEAQIPTQNSEDLYLEEIERVEEELKKKKKADNETKAYNEQALKSPPRTVAKEARWSLKTPVTDMLSFDLGISPWVSWQSPLVTKIITIPKKNFNSPSSPQIIDLTMMEIPNDRISTGLCNSPFNKLYMIVSPQVAGERFVLVINLDEEESDIEIQLTEEESERTTS, from the exons ATGAAGGAAACAAAAGAGAAGGAGGAGACGGCAAAGAAAGATGCGAGTGCTAAAGATAAGAGTGAGGCAACAGAGAACATAGCTCAACTTCCAATACAAAATTCAGAAGAATTAGATCTTGAAGCATTAGAACAGGTTGAAAGAGAGCTAAAAAAGAATTCAAAGAACATGGCCGATGAGGATAAAAAGAAAGAGGGGGCAACAGAGAAAGATGCAAGCACTCATAAAAAAGAGAAGAGTGAGGCTCAGATTCCAACTCAAAATTCAGAAGACTTATATCTTGAAGAAATAGAACGGGTTGAGGAAGAGCTTAAAAAGAAGAAGAAAGCAGACAATGAAACGAAGG CTTACAATGAGCAGGCACTAAAGTCACCACCGAGGACGGTTGCGAAAGAAGCGCGTTGGTCATTGAAAACACCAGTGACCGACATGCTTTCTTTCGATTTAGGAATCTCTCCCTGGGTATCTTGGCAAAGCCCATTGGTGACTAAAATAATAACCATTCCGAAAAAGAATTTCAATAGTCCCTCTAGCCCTCAGATCATTGACCTTACAATGATGGAAATACCAAATGATCGTATATCCACAG GGTTATGTAACTCTCCATTTAACAAGTTATATATGATTGTCTCTCCACAGGTAGCAGGGGAAAGATTCGTTCTTGTCATTAATCTGGATGAAGAGGAGAGTGATATCGAGATCCAGCTGACAGAGGAAGAATCCGAAAGGACAACATCATAA